The following are from one region of the Archangium lipolyticum genome:
- a CDS encoding SAM-dependent methyltransferase has translation MTIQKTQPTPADVGRYYDQMGPFLATLLGENIHVGYWSGPEDQSSGAEAQDRLTDMMIQRSRLGAGQRLLDIGCGTGRPTIRLAQATGCSVTGISVSAMQIEQANERARKEGVSDRVGFQVADAMELPFQDASFDAVWAFESLLHMPDRAQVLRHAFRVLRPGGVLVLTDMTEQHPLTDDERTLVYSGLMLTSLLRFQEYPPLVEAAGLSVTESLDITSNTRKAMVGTDKLISKEQDQLSAAYGKDFQAMTLDLWLKIAAIYTDKLGYLLLAAVKPA, from the coding sequence ATGACGATCCAAAAGACCCAACCGACTCCCGCCGACGTCGGCCGCTACTACGACCAGATGGGGCCGTTCCTCGCGACGCTGCTCGGTGAAAACATCCACGTCGGTTACTGGTCCGGCCCGGAAGACCAGAGCTCGGGTGCCGAGGCGCAGGATCGGCTCACCGACATGATGATCCAGAGATCCCGGCTCGGTGCTGGCCAGCGGCTGCTCGACATCGGGTGCGGCACGGGCCGGCCCACGATTCGGCTGGCGCAAGCAACGGGGTGCTCGGTCACGGGGATCAGCGTCAGCGCCATGCAGATCGAACAGGCGAACGAGCGGGCGCGGAAGGAAGGGGTCTCCGACCGGGTGGGCTTCCAGGTCGCCGACGCCATGGAGCTGCCATTTCAGGATGCCTCCTTCGACGCCGTGTGGGCTTTCGAGTCGCTGCTTCACATGCCCGACCGGGCGCAGGTCCTCCGCCACGCGTTTCGTGTGCTTCGCCCCGGTGGCGTCCTGGTGTTGACGGATATGACAGAGCAGCACCCGCTGACCGATGACGAGCGGACGCTGGTGTACAGCGGGCTCATGCTCACCTCGCTGCTGCGGTTCCAGGAGTACCCACCGCTGGTCGAGGCCGCGGGGCTCTCCGTCACGGAGTCCCTCGACATCACTTCCAATACCCGCAAGGCGATGGTTGGGACCGACAAGCTCATCTCCAAGGAGCAGGACCAGCTCAGCGCGGCGTACGGAAAGGATTTCCAAGCGATGACGCTCGACCTCTGGCTGAAGATCGCGGCCATCTACACCGACAAGCTGGGTTATCTTCTGCTCGCGGCCGTCAAGCCGGCGTGA
- a CDS encoding family 2 encapsulin nanocompartment cargo protein terpene cyclase, with translation MAAAQGKQPFRLPDFYVPWPARLNPNLEGARVHSKAWAREMGILDPPKEDKTPDVWSEAKFDAMDYALLCAYTHPEAPGPELDLVTDWYVWVFYFDDHFLELYKRSKDLKGAKEYLDRLPLFMPIELSATPPKPTNPVERGLIDLWMRTVPSKSVDWRRRFFANTQALLDESMWELANISEQRVANPIEYIEMRRKVGGAPWSANLVEHAVFAEVPARIAESRPMRVLKDAFSDGVHLRNDLFSYEREILEEGELSNCVLVLERFLNIDTQRAADLTNELLTSRLQQFENTALTELPSLFQEHGITPVEQANVLTYIRGLQDWQSGGHEWHMRSSRYMNKGSETSGGLFGGLSLGPSGLGTSGFRLSPDALGLTRFKNYTHLPYQHVGPVKLPSFYMPYSTRQNAHLDAARRHSKDWARRMGMLESLPGLPGVCIWNDHIFDVADVALCGALIHPAATGPELDLTACWLVWGTYADDYFPALYGYSRDMAGAKVFNARLLLFMPDEPGTLPTLPTNPVEAGLADIWARTAGPMEPEARNQFRKAILDMTESWLWELANQIQNRVPDPVDYVEMRRKTFGSDLTMSLSRLAEGHGLPADIFKTTPMRALENSAADYACFTNDVFSYQKEIEYEGELHNIVLVVQHFLELDKPGAVEVVNNLMTARMEQFEHIVANDLPRLCEGMSLSEEAKKKLHGYVEKLQQWMAGVLIWHQTVDRYKEAELRQSRTPGRYLRHLKGPLGRGTSAARLASLFSGHRPSSTGHAAGYGLQTEGKR, from the coding sequence ATGGCTGCGGCGCAAGGAAAACAACCTTTTCGACTGCCAGATTTCTACGTCCCCTGGCCGGCACGCCTGAACCCGAACCTCGAAGGCGCCCGGGTGCACTCCAAGGCGTGGGCGCGGGAGATGGGGATCCTCGACCCGCCCAAGGAAGACAAGACGCCGGACGTCTGGAGTGAGGCGAAGTTCGATGCCATGGATTACGCGCTGCTGTGCGCGTACACCCATCCCGAGGCGCCCGGTCCGGAGCTCGACCTGGTGACCGATTGGTACGTCTGGGTCTTCTACTTCGACGATCACTTCCTCGAGCTCTACAAGCGCTCCAAGGACCTGAAGGGAGCCAAGGAGTACCTCGACCGGCTGCCGTTATTCATGCCGATCGAGCTGTCCGCCACCCCGCCCAAGCCGACCAATCCGGTGGAGCGGGGGCTGATCGACCTGTGGATGCGCACGGTCCCTTCCAAGTCCGTGGACTGGCGGCGCCGGTTCTTCGCGAACACCCAGGCGCTGCTCGACGAGTCCATGTGGGAGCTGGCCAATATCAGCGAGCAACGGGTCGCCAACCCCATCGAGTACATCGAGATGCGCCGCAAGGTGGGTGGGGCGCCCTGGTCGGCGAACCTCGTGGAGCATGCCGTCTTCGCCGAGGTCCCGGCCCGCATCGCCGAGTCGCGTCCCATGCGCGTCCTCAAGGACGCCTTCTCCGATGGCGTGCACCTGCGCAATGACCTGTTCTCCTACGAGCGCGAGATCCTCGAGGAGGGTGAGCTGTCCAACTGCGTCCTGGTGCTCGAGCGCTTCCTGAACATCGACACGCAGCGCGCCGCGGATCTCACCAATGAGCTGCTCACGTCGCGGCTGCAGCAGTTTGAGAACACCGCCCTCACCGAACTCCCCTCGCTCTTCCAGGAGCACGGCATCACTCCGGTCGAGCAGGCCAACGTCCTCACCTACATCCGGGGACTCCAGGACTGGCAGTCTGGCGGCCACGAGTGGCACATGCGCTCGAGCCGCTACATGAACAAGGGTTCGGAGACCTCGGGGGGGCTCTTCGGGGGCCTGTCCCTGGGACCCTCGGGCCTGGGCACCTCGGGCTTCCGCCTGTCCCCCGACGCCCTGGGACTGACCCGGTTCAAGAACTACACCCACCTGCCCTACCAGCACGTGGGCCCGGTCAAGTTGCCCTCGTTCTACATGCCGTACTCGACCCGGCAGAACGCCCACCTGGATGCCGCGCGGCGCCACTCCAAGGACTGGGCGCGCCGGATGGGGATGTTGGAGTCGCTGCCGGGCCTGCCGGGCGTCTGCATCTGGAATGACCACATCTTCGATGTCGCCGACGTGGCCCTGTGCGGTGCGCTCATCCACCCGGCGGCGACCGGCCCCGAGCTCGACCTGACGGCCTGCTGGCTCGTCTGGGGAACCTACGCGGACGACTACTTTCCGGCGCTCTACGGATACAGCCGCGACATGGCGGGGGCCAAGGTCTTCAACGCCCGGCTGCTCCTGTTCATGCCGGATGAGCCCGGCACCCTCCCCACCCTCCCCACCAACCCGGTGGAGGCCGGCCTGGCGGACATCTGGGCCCGCACCGCTGGCCCCATGGAGCCCGAGGCGCGCAACCAGTTCCGCAAGGCCATCCTGGACATGACCGAGAGCTGGTTGTGGGAGCTGGCCAACCAGATCCAGAACCGCGTCCCGGATCCGGTCGACTATGTCGAGATGCGCCGCAAGACGTTCGGCTCGGACCTCACCATGAGCCTGTCGCGGCTGGCCGAGGGCCACGGGCTCCCGGCGGACATCTTCAAGACCACGCCGATGCGCGCGCTCGAGAACTCGGCCGCGGACTACGCCTGCTTCACCAACGACGTCTTCTCGTACCAGAAGGAGATCGAGTACGAGGGGGAGCTCCACAACATCGTGCTCGTCGTCCAGCACTTCCTCGAGCTCGACAAGCCGGGGGCGGTGGAGGTCGTCAACAACCTGATGACGGCTCGCATGGAGCAGTTCGAGCACATCGTCGCCAACGACCTGCCCAGGCTCTGCGAGGGCATGAGCCTGAGCGAGGAGGCGAAGAAGAAGCTCCACGGCTACGTGGAGAAGCTCCAGCAGTGGATGGCGGGCGTGCTCATCTGGCACCAGACGGTGGACCGCTACAAGGAAGCCGAGCTGCGCCAGAGCCGGACGCCCGGGCGGTACCTGCGACACCTCAAGGGGCCCCTGGGACGGGGCACCTCGGCGGCGCGTCTCGCGTCACTCTTCAGCGGTCACCGGCCCTCATCGACGGGTCATGCAGCGGGTTACGGTCTTCAGACGGAAGGAAAGAGGTAG
- a CDS encoding family 2B encapsulin nanocompartment shell protein, with protein MANIQKLVEEANKQQMSLGTAAARQLATTTKSVPQMQGISSRWLLKLLPWVQVNGGVFRLNRRLTYAIGDGRVTFYNTGAKVQVIPQELTELPILRGFDDVTVLTTLADRFVQREFKPGDVITQAGQEADAIYLIAYGKVNKIGKGKYGDDTVLEVLADGDHYSYQALLESQDYWQYTVKAITPVTVLMLKQSDFETVVEQSPSLQKHIAEFKLLASKKQDTSGQADIELAAGHHGEPVLPGTFVDYETSPREYELSVAQTVLRIHTRVADLFNDPMNQTEEQLRLTVEALKELKEHELLNNREFGLLHNADLKQRLHTRSGPPTPDDMDELLATVWKDPSFFLAHPRAIAAFGQECSRRGVYPGSVDVGGHQVTAWRGIPIFPSNKIPISDTRTSSILLMRTGAENQGVIGLHQAGIPDEIEPSLNVRYMGINDQAVISYLVSTYFSAAVLIPDALGILESVEIGRT; from the coding sequence ATGGCGAATATCCAGAAGCTGGTCGAGGAAGCCAACAAGCAGCAGATGAGCCTGGGGACGGCCGCGGCACGCCAGCTGGCGACGACGACCAAGTCGGTGCCCCAGATGCAGGGCATTTCGTCCCGGTGGCTGCTCAAGCTGCTGCCCTGGGTGCAGGTCAACGGCGGCGTGTTCCGCCTCAACCGGCGCCTGACGTATGCCATTGGCGACGGCCGGGTGACCTTCTACAACACGGGCGCCAAGGTGCAGGTCATCCCCCAGGAGCTGACCGAGCTGCCGATCCTCCGCGGCTTCGACGACGTGACCGTGCTGACCACCCTGGCGGACCGCTTCGTGCAGCGGGAGTTCAAGCCCGGAGACGTCATCACCCAGGCCGGCCAGGAGGCCGACGCCATCTATCTCATCGCCTATGGCAAGGTGAACAAGATTGGCAAGGGCAAGTACGGCGATGACACCGTGCTCGAGGTGCTCGCCGACGGCGACCACTACAGCTACCAGGCCCTGCTCGAGTCGCAGGACTACTGGCAGTACACCGTCAAGGCCATCACCCCCGTCACGGTGCTGATGCTCAAGCAGTCCGACTTCGAGACGGTGGTCGAGCAGTCCCCGTCGCTGCAGAAGCACATCGCCGAGTTCAAGTTGCTGGCCAGCAAGAAGCAGGACACGTCGGGCCAGGCGGACATCGAGCTGGCGGCGGGCCACCATGGCGAGCCCGTGCTGCCGGGCACCTTCGTGGACTACGAGACCTCGCCCCGCGAGTATGAGCTGAGCGTGGCCCAGACGGTGCTGCGGATCCACACCCGCGTGGCCGACCTCTTCAATGATCCGATGAACCAGACCGAGGAGCAGCTGCGTCTGACCGTCGAGGCGCTCAAGGAACTCAAGGAGCACGAGCTGCTCAACAACCGCGAGTTTGGCCTGCTGCACAACGCGGATCTCAAGCAGCGCCTGCACACCCGCAGCGGTCCTCCCACGCCGGATGACATGGACGAGCTGCTGGCCACGGTGTGGAAGGATCCCTCCTTCTTCCTGGCCCACCCGCGCGCCATCGCCGCGTTCGGTCAGGAGTGCAGCCGCCGCGGGGTGTATCCGGGCAGCGTGGACGTGGGCGGCCACCAGGTCACCGCCTGGCGCGGCATCCCCATCTTCCCCAGCAACAAGATTCCCATCAGCGACACGCGCACCAGCTCCATCCTCCTGATGCGCACGGGCGCGGAGAACCAGGGCGTCATCGGCCTGCACCAGGCGGGCATCCCCGACGAGATCGAGCCCAGCCTGAACGTGCGCTACATGGGCATCAACGATCAGGCCGTCATCTCCTACCTCGTCAGCACCTACTTCTCCGCGGCAGTGCTCATCCCCGACGCGCTCGGCATCCTCGAGAGCGTGGAGATTGGTCGCACCTAG
- a CDS encoding family 2B encapsulin nanocompartment shell protein: MANTMKTGSEENEKQQLSLSTLAARQLATTTKSRPQMHGITPRWLLRMLPWVEVPGGTFRVNRRLTYTPGDGRLSFSNVGARVEIIPQELTELPLLRGFTDVTVLSTLAGQFIQREFKAGELIVEAGKPAEHVVLIAHGKANKLGKGQYGDDVILDVLADGDHFGDQAVVEANDQWKFTVKAITPVTAMMMPERVFGNIIQQNPGLAAHVERFKERMSKPQDKAGQAAIQLAAGHHGEPALPGTFVNYDLKPREYELSLAQTLLRVHTRVADVFNGPMNQVQEQVRLVIEALREAQENEMINNRDFGLLYNADLKHRLHARSGPPTPDDLDDLLSRRKKNRFFLAHPRTIAAFGQECTRRGLYPSTVEVEGRKFMSWRNVPLLPCDKIPITRENTTSIIVMRTGKDDQGVVGLRQTGIPDEVEPGLSVRHMGVNEKAIASYLVSTYYSAAVLIPDALGVLENIQLGR, from the coding sequence ATGGCCAATACGATGAAGACGGGCAGCGAAGAGAACGAGAAGCAGCAGCTGAGCTTGAGCACGCTCGCTGCCCGTCAGTTGGCGACCACGACCAAGTCGCGGCCGCAGATGCATGGAATCACCCCCCGGTGGCTGCTGCGCATGCTGCCGTGGGTCGAGGTACCGGGTGGCACGTTCCGCGTCAACCGGCGCCTGACCTACACTCCCGGTGACGGCCGCCTGAGCTTCAGCAACGTCGGGGCCCGGGTGGAGATCATTCCCCAGGAGCTGACCGAGCTGCCGCTGCTGCGCGGCTTCACCGACGTCACCGTGCTGTCCACGCTGGCGGGCCAGTTCATCCAGCGGGAGTTCAAGGCGGGCGAGCTCATTGTCGAGGCGGGCAAGCCCGCCGAGCACGTGGTGCTCATCGCCCACGGCAAGGCCAACAAGCTGGGCAAGGGCCAGTACGGCGACGACGTCATCCTCGATGTGCTCGCCGACGGCGACCACTTCGGGGACCAGGCGGTGGTGGAGGCCAACGACCAGTGGAAGTTCACGGTCAAGGCCATCACCCCCGTCACGGCGATGATGATGCCGGAGCGGGTGTTCGGGAACATCATCCAGCAGAACCCGGGGCTGGCCGCGCACGTCGAACGCTTCAAGGAGCGGATGAGCAAGCCCCAGGACAAGGCGGGGCAGGCAGCCATCCAGCTCGCCGCGGGCCATCATGGCGAGCCGGCGTTGCCGGGGACCTTCGTCAACTACGACCTCAAGCCCCGCGAGTATGAGCTGAGCCTGGCGCAGACCCTGCTCCGGGTGCACACCCGTGTCGCGGACGTGTTCAACGGCCCGATGAATCAGGTCCAGGAGCAGGTGCGGTTGGTCATCGAGGCCCTGCGCGAGGCGCAGGAGAACGAGATGATCAACAACCGCGACTTTGGGCTGCTGTACAACGCGGACCTCAAACACCGCCTCCATGCGCGCAGCGGGCCGCCCACGCCCGATGACCTGGACGACCTGCTCAGCCGGCGCAAGAAGAACCGCTTCTTCCTGGCCCACCCGCGCACCATCGCCGCGTTCGGACAGGAGTGCACCCGCCGCGGGCTCTACCCGTCCACCGTCGAGGTGGAGGGCCGGAAGTTCATGAGCTGGCGCAACGTCCCCCTCCTGCCGTGCGACAAGATCCCCATCACCCGGGAGAACACCACCTCCATCATCGTGATGCGCACCGGGAAGGACGATCAGGGAGTCGTCGGCCTGCGCCAGACCGGCATCCCGGACGAGGTGGAGCCGGGCCTCTCCGTGCGCCACATGGGCGTGAACGAGAAGGCCATCGCTTCCTACCTCGTGAGCACCTACTACTCCGCGGCCGTCCTCATCCCGGATGCGCTCGGAGTCCTGGAGAACATCCAGCTCGGACGCTGA
- a CDS encoding integration host factor subunit alpha, which produces MTKADIIEGVYEKVGFSKKESAEIVELVFDTFKETLERGDKIKISGFGNFQVRQKKARVGRNPQTGKEIEISARRVLTFRPSAVLKAALNGEQIPENHSELDAAEDAAADAAEAAGLDPEDLDEALEEMEEIEPMKASVGGMKAKAE; this is translated from the coding sequence ATGACCAAGGCGGACATCATCGAAGGGGTCTACGAGAAGGTCGGCTTCTCCAAGAAGGAGTCGGCGGAGATCGTCGAGCTCGTCTTCGACACCTTCAAGGAGACGCTCGAGCGCGGGGACAAGATCAAGATCTCGGGTTTCGGGAACTTCCAGGTGCGTCAGAAGAAGGCGCGCGTGGGTCGCAATCCCCAGACCGGCAAGGAGATCGAGATCTCGGCCCGCCGGGTGCTGACCTTCCGGCCGAGCGCGGTGCTGAAGGCCGCCCTCAACGGCGAGCAGATTCCGGAGAACCACTCCGAGCTGGATGCCGCGGAGGACGCGGCGGCCGACGCGGCCGAGGCCGCCGGGCTGGATCCCGAGGATCTGGACGAGGCCCTGGAGGAGATGGAGGAGATCGAGCCCATGAAGGCCTCGGTGGGCGGAATGAAGGCGAAGGCCGAGTGA
- the pheT gene encoding phenylalanine--tRNA ligase subunit beta encodes MKISVKWLGDYVALPASVEELARKLTAVGLEIEGLERPGEGLRGVVVAQIQESVQHPNADKLSVTRIDAGGPEPLQVVCGAKNYKVGDKVPLATIGTKLPNGVEIKQAPLRGVDSFGMLCSAKELGLSEDAAGLLILPPELKPGTPIAEALGLDDVVLEVNVTPNRPDALSHLGVAREVAVATGGTLRPPQPKLAESGAPTSEKVKIRIEDPVRCPRYAARVIENVKIGPSPQWLQDRLKACGVRPISNVVDVTNFVLLEYGQPLHAFDLDRVAGQEIIVRAAKPGEKMTTLDGKERALEPEDLLICDRDRAQALAGVMGGSDSEVSAGTTRVLLESAHFQPSSIRRTSKRHGLHTEASHRFERGVDIDATIAAADRAAALIAELAGGTVAPGRVDVYPKPQPPRRVTLRYARVEKVLGVAISEPDCRRILGTLGFQAVEEGSGQTTFEVPRARVDVEREEDLLEELARVHGYDNIPARLPRGLAELAPEPAASEAERRTRQALSGAGLSEVVNYSFVAPRTLEVLGGKEQPVALLNPLSVEQSVMRTSLLPGLLENLSRSVRHQVDRVALYETGRAYFRDPEGGQGQRPATREVHRLAGLVWGLRGGRTWTQKDARADFYDAKGALESVLHALHVEGVRFVPAEAPAFHPRACARVELADGTVLGHVGELHPRVIKGLELPRDVFVFEVDTAPLYSAARLVPAWGGLPRFPAVLRDLAVVVPVELQNDEVRRVILEVGGALVEDALIFDVYTGKPIPEGRKNLAYAIRYRSPERTLTDAEVSAAHQRIITEVNQRLGGALRA; translated from the coding sequence ATGAAGATCTCGGTCAAGTGGCTCGGAGACTACGTGGCGCTGCCGGCGTCCGTGGAGGAGCTGGCGCGCAAGCTGACCGCCGTGGGGCTGGAGATCGAAGGTCTCGAGCGTCCCGGCGAGGGTCTGCGCGGCGTGGTGGTGGCGCAGATCCAGGAGTCCGTCCAGCACCCCAACGCGGACAAGCTGTCCGTCACCAGGATTGACGCGGGCGGCCCGGAGCCGCTCCAGGTGGTGTGCGGCGCCAAGAACTACAAGGTCGGCGACAAGGTGCCGCTGGCCACCATCGGCACGAAGCTGCCCAACGGCGTGGAGATCAAGCAGGCGCCCCTGCGCGGCGTGGACAGCTTCGGCATGCTCTGCTCCGCCAAGGAGCTGGGCCTGTCCGAGGACGCCGCCGGCCTGCTCATCCTCCCGCCGGAGCTGAAGCCCGGGACGCCCATCGCCGAGGCGCTCGGGCTGGATGACGTGGTGCTGGAGGTGAACGTCACCCCCAACCGGCCGGATGCCCTGTCGCACCTGGGCGTGGCCCGGGAGGTGGCGGTGGCCACCGGGGGCACGCTGCGTCCGCCCCAGCCCAAGCTGGCCGAGTCCGGTGCGCCCACCTCCGAGAAGGTGAAGATCCGCATCGAGGATCCGGTGCGCTGCCCGCGCTACGCGGCCCGCGTCATCGAGAACGTGAAGATCGGTCCTTCGCCCCAGTGGCTGCAGGACCGGCTGAAGGCTTGTGGGGTGCGCCCCATCAGCAACGTGGTGGACGTCACCAACTTCGTCCTCCTCGAGTACGGCCAACCGCTGCACGCCTTCGACCTGGACCGGGTGGCGGGCCAGGAGATCATCGTCCGCGCCGCGAAGCCGGGCGAGAAGATGACCACGCTCGATGGCAAGGAGCGGGCGCTGGAGCCCGAGGACCTGCTCATCTGCGACCGGGACCGGGCCCAGGCCCTGGCCGGCGTGATGGGAGGCTCGGACAGTGAGGTGAGCGCGGGCACCACGCGCGTGCTGCTCGAGTCCGCCCACTTCCAGCCCTCGAGCATCCGCCGCACGTCCAAGCGCCACGGTCTGCACACCGAGGCCTCCCACCGCTTCGAGCGTGGGGTGGACATCGACGCCACCATCGCCGCCGCCGACCGGGCCGCGGCCCTCATCGCCGAGCTGGCCGGTGGCACGGTGGCTCCGGGCCGGGTGGACGTGTATCCGAAGCCCCAGCCGCCGCGCCGGGTGACGCTGCGCTACGCCCGCGTGGAGAAGGTGCTGGGCGTGGCCATCTCCGAGCCCGACTGCCGCCGCATCCTCGGCACCCTGGGCTTCCAGGCGGTGGAGGAGGGGAGTGGGCAGACCACCTTCGAGGTGCCCCGGGCCCGTGTGGACGTGGAGCGCGAGGAGGACCTGTTGGAGGAGCTCGCCCGCGTCCACGGCTACGACAACATCCCCGCCCGGCTGCCGCGGGGGCTCGCCGAGCTGGCTCCCGAGCCGGCCGCCTCCGAGGCCGAGCGCCGCACCCGCCAGGCCCTGTCCGGAGCCGGGCTGAGCGAGGTGGTGAACTACTCCTTCGTCGCGCCGCGCACCCTGGAGGTGCTGGGCGGGAAGGAGCAGCCGGTGGCGCTCCTCAACCCGCTGAGCGTGGAGCAGTCGGTGATGCGCACCAGCCTGCTGCCGGGCCTGCTGGAGAACCTCTCCCGCAGCGTGCGGCACCAGGTGGACAGGGTGGCCCTGTACGAGACGGGCCGGGCCTACTTCCGCGACCCCGAGGGCGGGCAGGGCCAGCGCCCGGCCACCCGCGAGGTGCACCGGCTCGCCGGCCTCGTGTGGGGCCTGCGCGGTGGGCGCACGTGGACGCAGAAGGACGCGCGGGCGGACTTCTATGACGCCAAGGGCGCGCTGGAGTCCGTGCTGCACGCGCTCCACGTGGAGGGGGTCCGCTTCGTCCCCGCCGAGGCCCCGGCCTTCCATCCCCGCGCCTGCGCCCGGGTGGAGCTGGCCGACGGCACGGTGCTGGGCCACGTGGGGGAGCTGCACCCCCGGGTGATCAAGGGCCTGGAGCTGCCTCGGGACGTCTTCGTCTTCGAGGTGGATACCGCGCCCCTGTACTCGGCGGCCCGGCTGGTGCCGGCCTGGGGAGGACTGCCCCGCTTCCCCGCCGTGCTCCGGGACCTGGCCGTGGTGGTGCCGGTGGAGCTCCAGAACGACGAGGTCCGCCGCGTCATCCTGGAGGTCGGTGGTGCCCTGGTGGAGGACGCCCTCATCTTCGACGTCTACACCGGCAAGCCCATCCCCGAGGGCCGGAAGAACCTGGCCTACGCCATCCGCTACCGCTCGCCCGAGCGCACCCTCACCGATGCCGAGGTGAGTGCCGCGCACCAGCGGATCATCACCGAGGTCAACCAGCGCCTGGGTGGCGCACTGCGCGCCTGA
- the pheS gene encoding phenylalanine--tRNA ligase subunit alpha — protein sequence MRDRLQALADAARREISVASDPSAVEALRIRYLGKKGELSGVLGGMGKLPPDERRALGEVANQVKAEIEKLLADAIQRVEEAALEAELRGPRLDVTLPGRAVAPGSRHPVSRTMEEIVRTFQRLGFEVAHGPEIELDYFNFEALNLPKDHPARDMQDTFYVDEASLGHAKKADSPVLLRTHTSPVQVRFMLNRKPPFRAVMPGRVYRRDSDITHTPMFHQVEGLLVDKDVSFAELKGTLDAFVKAFFGSDTRTRFRPSFFPFTEPSAEVDISCTSCGGKGCRVCKQTGWLEVLGSGMVHPNVFKYSGYDPTEVTGYAFGMGVERIAMLRYRIDDLRMMFENDARFLEQF from the coding sequence ATGCGAGACCGCTTGCAGGCGCTCGCGGACGCGGCGCGGCGGGAGATCTCCGTCGCCTCGGATCCGTCCGCGGTGGAAGCACTCCGAATCCGCTACCTCGGCAAGAAGGGTGAGCTGTCCGGTGTCCTCGGGGGCATGGGCAAGCTGCCCCCCGACGAGCGCCGTGCCCTCGGCGAGGTGGCCAACCAGGTGAAGGCCGAGATCGAGAAGCTCCTGGCCGACGCCATCCAGCGCGTGGAGGAGGCGGCGCTCGAGGCCGAGCTGCGTGGCCCCAGGCTGGACGTGACGCTGCCCGGCCGCGCCGTTGCCCCCGGCAGCCGCCATCCGGTGTCCCGGACGATGGAGGAGATCGTCCGCACCTTCCAGCGGCTGGGCTTCGAGGTGGCCCACGGGCCGGAGATCGAGCTCGACTACTTCAACTTCGAGGCGCTCAACCTCCCGAAGGACCACCCCGCGCGCGACATGCAGGACACCTTCTACGTGGACGAGGCCTCGCTGGGCCACGCGAAGAAGGCGGACAGCCCGGTGCTGCTGCGCACGCACACGTCCCCGGTTCAGGTGCGCTTCATGCTCAACCGCAAGCCGCCGTTCCGCGCCGTCATGCCCGGCCGCGTCTACCGGCGCGACTCGGACATCACCCACACGCCCATGTTCCACCAGGTGGAGGGCCTGCTGGTGGACAAGGACGTCAGCTTCGCCGAGCTCAAGGGCACCCTGGACGCCTTCGTGAAGGCCTTCTTCGGCTCGGACACGCGCACGCGCTTCCGCCCGTCCTTCTTCCCCTTCACCGAGCCCTCGGCCGAGGTGGACATCTCCTGCACCTCGTGTGGCGGCAAGGGCTGCCGCGTGTGCAAGCAGACCGGCTGGCTGGAGGTGCTCGGCAGCGGCATGGTGCACCCCAACGTCTTCAAGTACAGCGGTTATGACCCCACCGAGGTCACCGGGTACGCGTTCGGCATGGGCGTGGAGCGCATCGCCATGCTGCGCTACCGCATCGACGACCTGCGGATGATGTTCGAGAACGACGCGCGCTTCCTGGAGCAGTTCTGA
- the rplT gene encoding 50S ribosomal protein L20 has protein sequence MRVKKGFKARRRRNRILKLAKGYRGRRKNCYKRANQAVERALDYASRDRATRKRNFRSLWIVRINAAARTVGLSYSRLIAGLAKNKVALDRKVLADMAVADPAGFAAVANIAKAA, from the coding sequence ATGCGCGTCAAGAAGGGTTTCAAGGCTCGTCGCCGTCGTAATCGGATTCTGAAGCTGGCCAAGGGTTACCGTGGCCGCCGCAAGAACTGCTACAAGCGGGCCAACCAGGCCGTGGAGCGCGCGCTGGATTACGCCAGCCGTGACCGCGCCACGCGGAAGCGCAACTTCCGCTCCCTGTGGATCGTCCGCATCAACGCGGCCGCCCGCACCGTCGGTCTTTCCTACTCCCGGCTGATCGCCGGTCTGGCCAAGAACAAGGTCGCCCTGGATCGCAAGGTCCTCGCCGACATGGCCGTGGCCGATCCCGCCGGTTTTGCCGCCGTCGCCAACATCGCGAAGGCGGCCTGA
- the rpmI gene encoding 50S ribosomal protein L35, whose protein sequence is MPKLKTRSGAKKRFHVKKSGQVKFAKAFGKHLFTHAKSQKLKREHRGTGHLKDMDAKKVIKELFPFGAN, encoded by the coding sequence ATGCCCAAGTTGAAGACCCGTAGCGGCGCCAAGAAGCGCTTCCATGTGAAGAAGTCCGGCCAGGTGAAGTTCGCCAAGGCCTTCGGCAAGCACCTCTTCACCCATGCCAAGTCCCAGAAGCTCAAGCGGGAGCACCGCGGCACCGGGCACCTGAAGGACATGGATGCCAAGAAGGTGATCAAGGAGCTCTTCCCCTTCGGGGCGAACTAG